In Halobacteriovorax marinus SJ, the following proteins share a genomic window:
- a CDS encoding HpcH/HpaI aldolase family protein, translating to MIKVKEELKSNNKISIGSWITIPNRIIAEIMKNAGYSWVCIDLEHTMITLEQAGDLIAAIDSKECSPLVRLSSNDSVLIKRVMDAGAHGVIVPMVKTKDDVLNAFESMHYPPLGKRGVGLARAQKYGVAFDDYQKWLLENSVLIAQIEHIDAVQNIKELLEMNELDGYIVGPYDLSASMGIAGEFDHPDFISVMKKIEDAIKKYNKPGGLHVVEPDTSKLKEVIEKGYRFIAYSVDMRMLDKSCREGVDLAYRVADES from the coding sequence ATGATAAAAGTAAAAGAAGAGCTGAAATCAAATAATAAAATCTCCATAGGTTCGTGGATAACCATACCTAATAGAATTATCGCTGAAATTATGAAGAATGCGGGATATTCTTGGGTTTGTATTGACCTGGAGCATACGATGATTACTTTAGAGCAGGCCGGGGACTTGATAGCTGCCATTGACTCTAAAGAGTGTTCTCCACTTGTTCGCTTATCCTCTAATGATTCTGTTCTGATAAAGCGAGTAATGGATGCTGGAGCTCACGGAGTTATTGTTCCAATGGTAAAAACCAAGGACGATGTCCTAAATGCTTTTGAATCTATGCATTATCCACCGCTTGGTAAAAGAGGTGTTGGTTTAGCTAGAGCGCAAAAGTATGGTGTGGCCTTTGATGACTATCAAAAATGGTTATTAGAAAACTCAGTTCTTATTGCGCAGATTGAGCATATTGATGCTGTTCAAAATATTAAAGAGCTTTTAGAGATGAATGAGCTTGATGGATATATTGTTGGTCCTTATGATTTAAGTGCTTCAATGGGGATTGCTGGAGAATTCGATCACCCTGACTTTATAAGTGTGATGAAAAAAATTGAGGACGCTATTAAAAAGTATAATAAGCCAGGCGGTCTGCATGTGGTGGAGCCAGATACTTCAAAGCTAAAAGAAGTTATTGAAAAGGGTTACCGATTTATTGCTTATAGTGTTGATATGAGAATGTTAGATAAGAGCTGTAGGGAAGGGGTCGACTTGGCCTATAGAGTTGCTGATGAGTCATAG
- a CDS encoding Gfo/Idh/MocA family protein: MSHSVFNVGIAGYGVVGKRRRTCIDEHPNFKTVAICDLCFENSLEDFGDISTYTDYTKMLEQEQLDVLFVCLPNNIAPIVTIAGLGSGLHVFCEKPPGRTVDDISKVMEAELRAPNLKLMYGFNHRYHGSVKKALEVISSGELGEIINLRGVYGKSKIISKNSDWRSKRELSGGGILLDQGIHMVDLMRMFAGNFSEYKSFIDSNFWNYDVEDNAYALMKTKSGVVAFLNSSATQWRHRFNLEISLTKGAITLSGILSSSKSYGPEKIIISYPNESENEGEGPREVTVKYDEDNSWCEETNYFASCILNDSKVEQGASSDAFETMKAVYNIYLADEEWKLKHELK, encoded by the coding sequence ATGAGTCATAGTGTTTTTAATGTTGGAATTGCTGGGTACGGTGTCGTCGGTAAGAGACGAAGGACATGTATCGATGAGCATCCAAATTTTAAAACAGTTGCAATTTGCGATCTTTGTTTTGAAAACTCTTTAGAAGACTTTGGAGATATTTCTACCTACACAGATTACACTAAGATGTTAGAGCAGGAGCAATTAGATGTTCTCTTCGTTTGCCTTCCAAATAATATTGCTCCAATTGTAACAATTGCTGGTCTTGGGAGTGGACTTCATGTTTTTTGTGAGAAGCCTCCCGGTAGAACGGTGGATGATATCTCGAAAGTTATGGAAGCAGAGCTTCGCGCTCCAAATTTAAAGTTGATGTATGGCTTTAACCATAGATATCACGGCTCGGTAAAGAAGGCCTTGGAAGTTATTTCAAGTGGAGAGCTTGGAGAAATTATTAATCTAAGAGGAGTCTACGGCAAGTCTAAAATAATTTCTAAAAACTCTGATTGGAGAAGTAAGAGGGAACTCTCTGGTGGTGGAATACTACTTGATCAAGGCATTCACATGGTAGATCTCATGAGAATGTTTGCTGGTAACTTCTCTGAGTATAAGAGCTTTATCGATAGTAACTTTTGGAATTATGATGTTGAAGATAATGCTTATGCGCTAATGAAAACTAAAAGTGGCGTTGTGGCCTTCCTAAATTCTTCTGCTACTCAATGGAGACATAGGTTTAATTTAGAGATCTCTCTTACAAAGGGCGCGATAACATTATCCGGAATACTTTCGAGCTCAAAGAGTTATGGACCAGAGAAAATAATTATTTCTTACCCTAACGAAAGTGAGAATGAAGGGGAAGGCCCAAGAGAAGTCACTGTTAAGTATGATGAAGATAATTCTTGGTGTGAGGAAACGAATTACTTCGCCAGTTGTATACTCAATGACTCTAAAGTTGAGCAAGGAGCTTCAAGTGACGCTTTTGAAACTATGAAAGCGGTTTACAATATCTATCTAGCTGATGAAGAGTGGAAGTTAAAACACGAGCTCAAATAA